Proteins encoded by one window of uncultured Draconibacterium sp.:
- a CDS encoding amidohydrolase family protein: MIIDTHHHYWNYNPVEFDWIDDEMARIRQSFLPDNLKETLENTEVEGVVTVQARQSLEETNWLLQLATENDFMHGVAGWLPLMAENINELLEEYNQNDKLKAVRHVVQGEPDPKFILGKNFNRGISQLKKYGLVYDILILEHQLPNTIRFVDQHPDQQFVLDHIAKPRIKANELEPWTKNIRELAKRKNVSCKISGMVTEADFNNWTEEQLKPYFEVVFNAFGPNRLMYGSDWPVCLVATEYANWLSLVERQLAQFSENEQNMIFYKNAVEVYQL, from the coding sequence ATGATTATTGATACACATCACCATTACTGGAATTATAACCCGGTTGAATTTGACTGGATTGATGATGAAATGGCAAGGATTCGTCAAAGTTTTTTACCAGATAACCTTAAGGAAACTTTGGAAAACACTGAAGTTGAAGGAGTGGTTACAGTACAGGCACGTCAAAGCTTAGAGGAAACTAACTGGTTACTTCAGTTGGCTACTGAGAATGATTTTATGCATGGAGTTGCTGGCTGGCTTCCTTTAATGGCTGAGAACATAAATGAGCTTCTTGAAGAATACAATCAGAACGACAAGTTGAAAGCTGTTCGACACGTGGTTCAGGGCGAGCCCGATCCAAAATTTATTCTTGGGAAAAATTTTAACCGGGGAATTTCGCAGCTTAAAAAATATGGTTTGGTATACGATATTCTCATCCTTGAACATCAGTTGCCAAATACGATTCGTTTTGTCGATCAGCATCCTGATCAGCAATTTGTGCTCGACCATATTGCCAAACCACGAATAAAGGCAAATGAGCTGGAACCATGGACAAAGAATATCAGGGAACTGGCGAAACGCAAAAATGTAAGCTGTAAAATTAGTGGAATGGTAACAGAAGCTGATTTTAATAACTGGACTGAAGAGCAGCTAAAACCTTATTTCGAAGTGGTATTTAACGCTTTTGGCCCAAATCGACTGATGTATGGTTCAGATTGGCCCGTATGCCTGGTTGCAACAGAATACGCTAATTGGCTAAGTCTGGTTGAGAGACAGCTTGCGCAATTCTCAGAAAACGAACAAAATATGATTTTCTATAAAAATGCCGTGGAGGTATATCAATTATAG
- a CDS encoding zinc-binding alcohol dehydrogenase family protein, with protein MKAIEITKAGEMQIVEREMPGPASGEILLKLKYVGFCGSDLSTYLGKNALVQYPRIPGHEISAVIEKIGTQVPDSFTIGMAATVVPYTNCGQCTSCKKKRFNACRYNETLGVQRDGAMAEYIVVPWQKVLMDKALSNIQLALVEPMTVGFHAIDNGKVTDVDIVMVLGCGMIGSGAIVRAKLRGATVIAVDIDDSKLDIAKKLGATYTINSKDQDLHAELEKITLGNGPTVVIEAAGSPITYKSAIEEVAFAGRVVCIGYAGSDIDFTTKLWVQKELEIMGSRNANLSDFDAVIKYLKNSQVDESILISKTVSPEEAPVAMKKWSEAPEKFLKILVEFR; from the coding sequence ATGAAAGCAATAGAAATAACAAAAGCAGGAGAGATGCAGATTGTTGAGCGAGAGATGCCTGGTCCTGCAAGTGGCGAAATACTGTTAAAATTAAAATATGTAGGTTTTTGTGGTTCCGACCTGAGTACTTATTTGGGAAAAAATGCATTGGTTCAATATCCTCGGATTCCGGGGCATGAGATTTCTGCAGTTATAGAAAAAATTGGAACACAAGTACCCGATAGTTTTACAATTGGCATGGCAGCAACTGTTGTGCCCTACACAAATTGTGGACAGTGTACATCCTGTAAAAAGAAACGTTTTAATGCCTGCAGGTACAACGAAACATTGGGAGTTCAGCGTGATGGTGCGATGGCAGAATATATTGTTGTGCCGTGGCAAAAGGTTTTAATGGATAAGGCTTTATCGAATATTCAACTGGCCTTGGTTGAGCCTATGACTGTTGGCTTTCATGCAATAGATAATGGGAAGGTTACTGATGTTGATATCGTTATGGTCCTTGGATGCGGCATGATTGGTAGTGGTGCAATTGTTCGTGCTAAACTGCGTGGTGCAACAGTAATTGCAGTCGATATAGATGATTCTAAGTTAGATATTGCCAAAAAATTGGGAGCAACATACACGATCAACTCAAAAGATCAGGATCTTCATGCAGAACTGGAAAAAATCACTTTGGGCAATGGACCAACAGTTGTAATAGAGGCAGCCGGGAGTCCAATTACTTACAAGTCGGCAATAGAAGAAGTAGCTTTTGCCGGCCGTGTGGTTTGTATTGGTTATGCCGGAAGTGATATCGATTTTACAACAAAACTTTGGGTACAGAAGGAACTGGAAATAATGGGATCGCGTAACGCAAATCTATCCGATTTTGATGCCGTAATAAAGTACCTGAAAAACAGTCAGGTTGACGAAAGTATTTTGATTTCAAAAACAGTAAGCCCGGAAGAAGCACCCGTGGCCATGAAAAAATGGTCGGAGGCACCCGAAAAATTTCTTAAAATATTGGTTGAATTCCGGTGA
- a CDS encoding LacI family DNA-binding transcriptional regulator, translating into MIQGLKKQLVHAKLRAKLCIKNKMLYNRFSSQSGFQESSEKPNFVFSQVMATRRVSLKDLAQELNISISTVSRALKNHPDISLEVRKKVKQLAEERNYSPNPLAMGLLRQQTKMIGVIVPDINTHFYSSIISGIERVVNENGYFILIASSNESMQKEKEAVENFLKSRVEGLIVCLSQETNDFTHFEKLIKNEVPLVFFDRICDSIDAPAVIADGGIAAQKITKHFYTNGCRRIAYISGPDHLNISKNRKRGYLNGLKECGLPVDPELIVQCNMSIDAAKSATRKLLELEHKPDAIFGINDIVALSAMIEIKKQGFQIPNDIALAGFTDEFHSIVVDPPLTSVSHPTVQMGEEAATLFFRSLRSELKTSEKIILPIELIERESSRKIYRINS; encoded by the coding sequence GTGATACAAGGGCTTAAAAAGCAGCTTGTTCATGCAAAGCTTCGTGCAAAGCTTTGCATAAAAAATAAAATGTTGTATAACAGATTCTCATCGCAATCAGGTTTTCAGGAATCCAGTGAAAAGCCTAATTTTGTATTTTCTCAAGTTATGGCAACTCGACGTGTTTCACTTAAAGATTTAGCTCAGGAATTGAATATTTCTATATCAACAGTTTCCAGAGCACTAAAAAATCATCCTGATATCAGCCTGGAAGTAAGGAAGAAAGTAAAACAGTTGGCTGAGGAACGAAATTATAGCCCCAATCCGCTAGCAATGGGTCTTCTGCGCCAACAAACCAAGATGATTGGAGTAATCGTCCCGGATATTAATACCCACTTCTATTCATCTATCATATCCGGGATTGAACGGGTAGTTAATGAAAATGGCTATTTTATTCTGATTGCTTCATCCAATGAATCAATGCAAAAAGAAAAAGAGGCTGTGGAGAATTTTCTAAAATCCCGTGTTGAGGGCCTGATTGTATGCTTAAGCCAGGAAACCAATGATTTTACACATTTTGAAAAATTGATTAAAAACGAGGTCCCCCTGGTGTTCTTCGATCGTATTTGCGATTCAATTGATGCACCAGCGGTAATTGCCGATGGCGGAATTGCTGCACAAAAGATTACAAAACACTTTTATACAAACGGTTGTCGCCGGATTGCCTATATTTCAGGCCCCGACCATCTTAACATTTCTAAAAACAGAAAACGGGGTTATCTCAATGGGCTTAAGGAGTGTGGATTGCCAGTTGACCCTGAACTCATAGTTCAGTGCAATATGAGCATTGACGCAGCGAAATCAGCCACCCGAAAATTATTAGAGCTGGAGCATAAACCTGATGCAATTTTTGGCATCAACGACATAGTAGCTTTGTCTGCAATGATTGAGATTAAAAAACAAGGATTTCAGATTCCTAATGATATTGCATTAGCCGGTTTTACAGATGAATTCCATTCCATTGTAGTCGATCCGCCGTTAACTTCCGTGAGCCATCCAACAGTTCAGATGGGAGAAGAAGCTGCAACACTGTTTTTCAGATCGCTGAGATCGGAGTTAAAAACAAGTGAAAAAATAATACTCCCCATTGAATTAATTGAACGAGAATCATCTAGGAAAATCTATAGAATAAATAGCTGA
- a CDS encoding alpha/beta hydrolase-fold protein: MKHYILVLLIFFCGLINVFALEGTWEVIDIPSTSLENNILGDTTQKQIGIYLPPSYENSEKLYPVVYFLEGYSGRVDPTGYIANILDSLISESQVLEMICVTISGAYNFRGSFYVNSPVTGNWEDFVIKDVIGFVDQNYKTISQKDSRALTGMSMGGYGVLNLGMLHPESFSSIYSMSPGLYDEDGIMESQMFKDGGTMSKVFELLDILKPLSKDEAHEAYLDFVKDLKEWEWEVEFTFAYGMAFSPNTDKAPYFDYPAKVIGKDTIFNTDILQKWQNGFGGIEQEIAQYKKNLESLKLLAIDCGYNDHYRWIVNGTNYYSTLLTKNRISHDMIWNQGTHGSLFAHQLRHKVFPILAANLKF; the protein is encoded by the coding sequence ATGAAACATTATATTTTAGTGTTACTGATCTTTTTTTGTGGGCTTATCAATGTATTTGCACTAGAAGGAACGTGGGAAGTCATTGACATTCCTTCTACATCACTTGAGAACAATATTTTAGGAGACACAACACAAAAACAAATTGGTATTTACCTACCTCCATCGTATGAGAATTCGGAGAAACTATATCCTGTTGTTTATTTTCTGGAAGGTTATAGCGGGAGAGTAGATCCTACCGGTTATATTGCTAATATTCTTGACTCTTTGATTTCCGAAAGTCAGGTTCTCGAAATGATATGTGTTACCATTAGTGGTGCTTATAATTTTAGAGGAAGCTTTTATGTAAATTCTCCGGTAACCGGAAACTGGGAAGATTTTGTTATTAAAGATGTGATTGGATTTGTTGATCAAAACTATAAAACGATCTCCCAAAAAGACTCAAGAGCTTTAACTGGTATGTCAATGGGGGGCTATGGAGTACTTAACCTGGGCATGCTTCATCCTGAGTCTTTTTCTTCAATATATAGTATGAGTCCGGGATTATACGACGAGGATGGAATAATGGAGAGCCAAATGTTTAAGGATGGAGGAACGATGTCGAAAGTTTTTGAATTGTTAGATATTCTTAAACCTTTATCTAAAGACGAAGCACACGAAGCTTATCTGGATTTTGTGAAAGATCTTAAGGAATGGGAGTGGGAAGTGGAATTTACCTTTGCTTATGGAATGGCTTTTTCTCCGAATACAGACAAAGCTCCTTATTTTGATTACCCTGCAAAGGTTATTGGAAAAGACACAATTTTTAATACCGATATTCTTCAGAAATGGCAAAATGGTTTCGGTGGTATTGAACAGGAGATTGCACAATACAAAAAGAACCTGGAAAGTTTAAAGCTACTGGCTATAGATTGTGGATATAATGACCATTACAGATGGATTGTGAATGGAACAAATTATTATTCAACTCTTTTAACAAAGAATAGGATAAGCCATGATATGATTTGGAATCAGGGAACTCATGGAAGTCTGTTTGCCCATCAATTGCGCCATAAGGTATTTCCGATATTGGCCGCCAATCTTAAATTCTAA
- a CDS encoding aldo/keto reductase, with protein MKYPPLIYGTSFLGNLYRELSWDEKLSLIKEWFKVSDGKVMIDSAGKYGAGLALEVIGKGLSQLGIPPEQITISNKLGWYRVPLKTEEPTFEPGVWANLEYDAVQKINYNGIIECWQQGCELLGGTYKPEIVSVHDPDEYLIGAKNSAERQKRMEDILNAYKALFELKDKGEVKAVGIGSKDWLVIKELYEKVKFNWVMFANKFTVYHHPKAIVDFMKQLAEDGVVIINSAVFNAGFLTGGDYFDYRLMNPENPEDRVLFEWREKFFAVCNEYHIEPGDACLKFALSAPQIKALALNPSKPKRMANNKALLKKELPKEFWAELKAEGIIEQNYPYL; from the coding sequence ATGAAATATCCGCCATTAATTTATGGAACGAGTTTCCTGGGAAACTTATATCGTGAATTAAGCTGGGACGAAAAACTATCACTAATAAAGGAGTGGTTTAAGGTTTCTGATGGGAAAGTGATGATTGACAGTGCCGGGAAATACGGTGCCGGACTGGCATTGGAAGTAATCGGTAAAGGTCTTAGTCAACTAGGCATTCCACCAGAACAAATTACTATAAGCAATAAGTTGGGGTGGTATCGGGTACCATTAAAAACGGAGGAGCCTACTTTTGAACCCGGAGTATGGGCCAACCTTGAATATGATGCTGTTCAGAAAATAAACTATAACGGTATTATCGAGTGCTGGCAACAAGGTTGCGAATTGCTTGGTGGCACTTACAAGCCTGAAATTGTTTCGGTTCACGATCCGGATGAATATCTTATAGGAGCCAAAAACTCTGCTGAGCGCCAAAAACGTATGGAAGATATTCTAAATGCTTACAAGGCTTTGTTCGAATTAAAAGATAAAGGCGAAGTAAAAGCTGTTGGTATCGGATCGAAAGATTGGCTGGTGATAAAGGAATTGTACGAGAAAGTAAAATTCAATTGGGTGATGTTTGCTAATAAATTCACTGTTTATCATCATCCGAAGGCGATTGTTGACTTTATGAAGCAACTGGCAGAAGATGGAGTAGTAATCATCAATTCAGCTGTATTTAATGCCGGTTTTTTAACCGGTGGCGATTATTTTGACTATCGCTTAATGAATCCTGAAAATCCTGAAGACCGTGTGCTGTTTGAATGGAGGGAAAAGTTTTTCGCTGTTTGCAACGAATACCATATTGAGCCTGGCGACGCTTGTCTGAAGTTTGCATTGTCGGCGCCACAAATTAAGGCATTAGCATTAAACCCGAGTAAACCCAAACGAATGGCGAATAATAAAGCATTGCTTAAAAAAGAGTTACCCAAAGAATTTTGGGCCGAGCTTAAAGCCGAAGGTATCATTGAACAGAACTATCCTTATTTGTAA